In one Streptomyces sp. T12 genomic region, the following are encoded:
- a CDS encoding GntR family transcriptional regulator produces the protein MVEWTGKPAYQQVADDLRRRIADGEFADTRQLPSLAQLQETYEVTVTVARDAIRQLKTDGLAVSHQGKGAFLTPNADRAAQLADPIGIVAELREEVAQLRNEVGELRQRVATLEGK, from the coding sequence ATGGTCGAGTGGACCGGCAAGCCGGCCTATCAGCAGGTGGCCGATGACCTGCGACGACGTATCGCGGATGGTGAGTTCGCCGACACGAGACAACTCCCCTCGCTCGCACAGCTCCAGGAGACGTACGAGGTCACGGTGACCGTCGCTCGCGACGCCATCCGTCAGTTGAAGACGGACGGCCTCGCAGTGAGCCACCAGGGCAAGGGAGCCTTCCTGACCCCCAATGCGGACCGCGCCGCACAGCTCGCCGATCCGATCGGGATCGTGGCCGAACTGCGCGAGGAAGTCGCCCAACTGCGGAACGAGGTCGGGGAGCTGCGCCAACGCGTCGCGACCCTGGAAGGGAAGTGA
- a CDS encoding RNase adapter RapZ, whose product MAAVEIVSFGYLHDAPPAAHLIIDLRHHFRDPHMSPELRYMTADDEPVRTAVENTPGITDLVAATATAVAAFASGPSAGTVTVADGCAGGRHRAPTFARLLAERLAAAGHSVTVSHRDMAKDVVQR is encoded by the coding sequence ATGGCTGCTGTTGAGATCGTTTCGTTCGGCTACCTGCACGACGCACCGCCCGCCGCGCACCTGATCATCGACTTGCGTCACCACTTCCGGGACCCGCACATGTCGCCGGAACTGCGGTACATGACCGCCGACGACGAGCCGGTACGCACCGCCGTGGAGAACACCCCCGGCATCACGGACCTGGTCGCGGCCACGGCCACGGCGGTCGCCGCGTTCGCGTCCGGTCCCAGCGCCGGGACCGTGACCGTCGCCGACGGATGCGCCGGCGGACGCCACCGCGCCCCGACCTTCGCCCGCCTCCTCGCGGAGCGGCTCGCCGCCGCCGGGCACAGCGTCACGGTCTCCCACCGCGACATGGCCAAGGACGTCGTCCAGCGCTGA
- a CDS encoding DUF2637 domain-containing protein, which produces MTTTTPAPQAPASAVPPLTKPEMGLAGVGALAAAGVGALGLIASFDAVSEAAARWGFGEPWMLPVGIDVAIPVFTVANLLLIRMDMALAWVRFVPWLLTLVTCGLNVAAGHGVWAKVAHGTMPLLWVVFSEIGAHIYAVRIGAATGRRMEKIRWSRWLMAPLSTFALWRRMTLWEVTSYSLALTCERERLLARADLHETYGWKWRWKTPRRDRVMLRMGELAPATEQETPAEPPAKIPPEPSVDPKPRPPRRTPAKGKGKGKAQRTFEDALTEARKVTVDWTDGELTADRLRTTLHVSQANARKLRDTLKGERAEGRPLHAVDAPEGQEPEAEAA; this is translated from the coding sequence ATGACCACCACGACCCCCGCACCGCAGGCGCCTGCGTCCGCGGTGCCGCCGCTGACGAAGCCGGAGATGGGTCTTGCGGGAGTCGGCGCGCTCGCCGCGGCCGGTGTCGGCGCGCTCGGTCTGATTGCCTCCTTCGATGCCGTGTCCGAGGCCGCGGCCCGCTGGGGTTTCGGTGAGCCGTGGATGTTGCCGGTCGGTATCGATGTGGCCATCCCGGTGTTCACCGTCGCCAACCTGCTGCTGATCCGGATGGATATGGCGCTGGCGTGGGTGCGGTTCGTGCCCTGGCTGCTCACCCTGGTCACCTGCGGGTTGAACGTCGCCGCCGGACACGGCGTGTGGGCCAAGGTCGCGCACGGCACGATGCCGCTGCTGTGGGTCGTCTTCTCCGAGATCGGCGCGCACATCTACGCCGTCCGCATCGGCGCCGCCACCGGCCGCCGCATGGAGAAGATCCGCTGGTCCCGCTGGCTGATGGCTCCGCTGTCCACGTTCGCGCTGTGGCGGCGTATGACGCTGTGGGAGGTCACCTCCTACAGCCTGGCGCTCACCTGCGAGCGGGAACGACTGTTGGCTCGTGCGGACCTGCACGAGACGTACGGCTGGAAGTGGCGTTGGAAGACGCCACGGCGTGATCGCGTGATGCTGCGCATGGGCGAACTCGCACCCGCCACCGAGCAGGAGACGCCCGCTGAGCCGCCGGCGAAGATTCCGCCGGAGCCCTCGGTCGACCCGAAGCCGCGCCCGCCCCGCCGCACTCCGGCCAAGGGCAAGGGCAAGGGCAAGGCTCAGCGCACCTTCGAGGACGCGCTGACCGAGGCCCGCAAGGTCACCGTGGACTGGACGGACGGGGAGCTGACCGCGGACCGTCTGCGCACCACGCTGCATGTCTCGCAGGCCAATGCCCGAAAGCTGCGCGACACCCTGAAGGGCGAGCGCGCTGAGGGCCGCCCGCTGCACGCGGTGGACGCCCCGGAAGGCCAGGAGCCCGAGGCTGAGGCCGCCTGA
- a CDS encoding RRQRL motif-containing zinc-binding protein codes for MPGAFGKCFDPSGSQYGIPTYPWRYAPEGLATRRQLRARGLRPGGQSIAAQVLRPRYRRGPLVAYLYRVDRAKPVRPMTPGKRAALAKAMRARRTCPNCRTDAGYVIPSSLGMCVPCAFPDTPTTVHDTPRST; via the coding sequence ATGCCCGGCGCATTCGGCAAGTGCTTCGACCCTTCCGGCAGCCAGTACGGCATCCCCACCTACCCGTGGCGCTACGCCCCCGAAGGGCTCGCCACGCGCCGCCAGCTCCGTGCCCGCGGCTTACGTCCGGGCGGACAGTCGATCGCGGCTCAGGTGCTGCGCCCGCGCTACCGGCGCGGCCCGCTGGTCGCCTACCTCTACCGCGTCGACCGCGCCAAGCCCGTACGGCCGATGACGCCGGGCAAGCGGGCCGCGCTCGCCAAGGCGATGCGCGCCCGCCGCACCTGCCCGAACTGCCGCACCGACGCGGGCTACGTCATCCCCAGCTCGCTCGGCATGTGTGTGCCCTGCGCCTTCCCTGACACCCCCACCACCGTGCACGACACCCCGAGGAGTACCTGA
- a CDS encoding cell division protein FtsK yields MKHPDDDNELFNRLEAEMNADSGGEVVDLDKARSARAESADPSTRPDSDGPADSGADRSGGESGDPTARVMVDQSAPTASGPGYLGRLLAAKRRPVVPVWLKSVGELKTASAWVARHYAHSLGYHALRSPVYALRLTLQAPSGAAKFVGGAMRWVADREGEPVRLAAVRREDAAEYLKLSRQRDGRVRLRTLVAVLAMFVGLGSALAVYVLAPDWLQDLSVGAVVLALGAAGRKADDPVIHRAVELPAAVKLTSDIVLRALGSLGIPAINQAQGKGRDGFEFTAPITRDGPGWRAEGNLPYGVTVTDIIERRERLASGLRRPLGCVWPEAVPNEHTGHLVLWVGDQDMSQAKKPAWPLLKSGSTDLFKPVAFGTDQRGRWVEITLMYIAAVIGAIPRMGKTFLLRLLLLIAALDPRAELHTYDLKGTGDLDPVGNAVSHRHRAGDEEEDIEYAVRDLRALREELRRRAKMIRTLPRDICPESKVTSQLADMKQLGLHPIVVGVDECQVWFEHDKYGKELEEICTDLVKRGPATGIVLLLATQRPDAKALPTGISANASARFCLKVMGQLENDMVLGTSAYKRGVRATMFSWGDKGIHYFVGEGADARIVGSVYVDAPAAEAIGARARKARELAGTLTGHALGEEPEADESSAYDLLRDILAVVPADEPKVWSETVVARLADLREDVYDGWDPEGLAAALKPHGISTIQVGRRVNGKVVNRRGIDRSHITAAIAERDGNRDAG; encoded by the coding sequence GTGAAGCACCCCGACGACGACAACGAACTGTTCAACCGGCTGGAAGCCGAGATGAACGCCGACTCCGGGGGCGAGGTAGTCGACCTCGACAAGGCGCGGTCGGCCCGCGCGGAGTCGGCCGACCCGAGCACCCGACCCGACTCCGACGGGCCTGCCGACTCCGGCGCGGACCGGTCGGGTGGTGAGTCGGGCGACCCGACCGCGCGCGTGATGGTCGACCAGTCGGCCCCAACCGCGTCCGGTCCGGGCTACCTCGGTCGGCTGCTCGCCGCGAAGCGCCGCCCGGTCGTCCCTGTGTGGCTGAAGTCCGTGGGCGAGCTGAAGACCGCGTCGGCGTGGGTGGCCCGCCACTACGCCCACTCGCTCGGCTACCACGCGCTGCGCTCCCCGGTCTACGCCCTCCGCCTGACCCTGCAAGCCCCGTCGGGTGCCGCGAAGTTCGTGGGCGGCGCCATGCGGTGGGTGGCCGACCGTGAGGGCGAGCCGGTCCGGCTCGCCGCGGTCCGCCGCGAGGACGCTGCCGAGTACCTGAAGCTGTCCCGGCAGCGCGATGGTCGGGTCCGACTCCGGACCCTGGTCGCCGTGCTGGCGATGTTCGTCGGGCTGGGCTCCGCGCTCGCCGTCTACGTGCTCGCCCCCGACTGGCTTCAGGACCTGTCGGTCGGGGCGGTCGTGCTCGCGCTCGGGGCCGCCGGCCGCAAGGCGGACGACCCGGTCATCCACCGGGCGGTGGAACTGCCCGCGGCTGTCAAGCTCACCTCGGACATCGTGCTGCGGGCGCTCGGCTCGCTCGGCATCCCCGCCATCAACCAGGCGCAGGGCAAGGGCCGTGACGGGTTCGAGTTCACCGCCCCCATCACCCGTGACGGACCCGGCTGGCGCGCGGAGGGCAACCTGCCGTACGGCGTGACGGTGACGGACATCATCGAGCGGCGCGAGCGGCTCGCCTCGGGTCTGCGCCGTCCGCTGGGCTGTGTGTGGCCCGAGGCGGTGCCGAACGAGCACACCGGTCACCTCGTGCTGTGGGTCGGCGACCAGGACATGTCCCAGGCGAAGAAGCCCGCATGGCCGCTGCTGAAGTCCGGCAGCACGGACCTGTTCAAGCCGGTCGCGTTCGGCACCGACCAGCGCGGACGCTGGGTCGAGATCACGCTCATGTACATCGCGGCCGTGATCGGCGCGATCCCGCGCATGGGCAAGACCTTCCTGCTCAGGCTGCTGTTGCTTATTGCCGCTCTGGATCCGCGCGCTGAGCTGCACACCTACGACCTGAAGGGCACCGGCGACCTGGACCCGGTCGGTAACGCCGTCTCGCACCGGCACCGCGCCGGGGACGAAGAGGAGGACATCGAGTACGCGGTGCGGGACCTGCGCGCGCTGCGCGAGGAACTGCGCCGCCGGGCGAAGATGATCCGCACCCTGCCGCGGGACATCTGCCCCGAGTCCAAGGTGACCTCCCAGCTCGCGGACATGAAGCAGCTGGGGCTGCACCCGATCGTGGTCGGGGTGGATGAGTGCCAGGTCTGGTTCGAGCACGACAAGTACGGCAAGGAACTCGAAGAGATCTGCACTGACCTGGTCAAACGCGGTCCGGCTACCGGGATCGTGCTGCTGCTCGCCACGCAGCGCCCGGACGCGAAGGCGCTGCCCACCGGCATCTCCGCGAACGCGTCGGCCCGGTTCTGCCTGAAGGTCATGGGCCAGTTGGAGAACGACATGGTCCTCGGTACGTCCGCCTACAAGCGCGGCGTGCGGGCCACCATGTTCAGCTGGGGTGACAAGGGCATCCACTACTTCGTCGGTGAGGGCGCGGACGCCCGCATCGTGGGCTCCGTCTACGTGGACGCCCCGGCCGCCGAAGCCATCGGCGCCCGCGCCCGCAAGGCCCGCGAACTCGCCGGCACCCTCACCGGGCACGCACTCGGGGAAGAGCCCGAGGCAGACGAGTCCAGCGCGTATGACCTGCTGCGCGACATCCTCGCCGTCGTCCCCGCCGACGAGCCCAAGGTGTGGTCCGAGACGGTCGTCGCCCGGCTCGCCGACCTGCGTGAGGACGTCTACGACGGCTGGGACCCCGAAGGGCTCGCCGCAGCGTTGAAGCCGCACGGCATCTCCACCATCCAGGTGGGCCGCCGGGTCAACGGCAAGGTCGTCAACCGGCGCGGCATTGACCGCTCCCACATCACCGCAGCGATTGCGGAGCGTGACGGAAACCGGGACGCGGGATGA
- a CDS encoding bifunctional DNA primase/polymerase: MRHGGPRPRLSEHLRTALELAASQIPVLPLRAGKIPFGNCRRCADNVCGGRPNMKNAGPCTCPGPCHAWAAATTDPDVINSGIWRRAWLCASAVAYHPGGAGLTVVDLDNADAITWARENLPTTQTVPTTRGEHWLYLGRMQSANAVRPGVDIKSTMAYARWRGFGTGTMAYLPDAVRALAVSKPSPVRPVTQSLTAPALAGGGECRHGTPAYLERGIAMAEQRITEARSAVHTTVYRTFLAVLSAHGRCGCLTDAHIARLFTAAQAKGESPRHCTDAWANARAALGM; encoded by the coding sequence ATGAGGCACGGTGGCCCCCGGCCGCGCCTGAGCGAGCACCTGCGCACCGCCCTCGAACTCGCCGCCTCACAGATCCCCGTCCTGCCTCTGCGGGCAGGAAAGATCCCGTTCGGCAACTGCCGCCGCTGCGCGGACAACGTGTGCGGCGGCCGACCGAACATGAAGAACGCAGGACCGTGCACCTGCCCCGGGCCCTGCCACGCATGGGCCGCAGCGACCACCGACCCGGACGTCATCAACTCCGGTATCTGGCGCCGGGCATGGCTGTGCGCGAGCGCGGTCGCCTATCACCCGGGCGGGGCGGGGCTGACGGTCGTGGACCTGGACAACGCCGACGCGATCACGTGGGCTCGCGAGAACCTGCCGACCACGCAGACCGTACCCACCACCCGGGGTGAGCACTGGCTCTACCTCGGTCGGATGCAGTCTGCGAACGCGGTCCGCCCCGGCGTGGACATCAAGTCCACGATGGCCTACGCCCGCTGGCGCGGGTTCGGTACCGGCACCATGGCCTACCTGCCGGATGCCGTGCGCGCGCTGGCCGTGAGCAAGCCCTCCCCGGTCCGGCCGGTGACGCAGTCCCTCACCGCGCCCGCATTGGCCGGTGGCGGGGAGTGCCGTCACGGCACGCCCGCCTACCTGGAACGTGGCATCGCCATGGCCGAACAGCGCATCACCGAAGCCCGCAGCGCGGTGCACACCACGGTGTACCGCACCTTCCTCGCCGTGCTGTCCGCCCACGGCCGGTGCGGCTGCCTCACCGACGCCCACATCGCGCGCCTGTTCACCGCCGCGCAAGCCAAGGGCGAATCGCCCCGGCACTGCACCGACGCGTGGGCCAACGCCCGCGCCGCACTGGGGATGTAG
- a CDS encoding ATP-binding protein, producing MSEDEKTPARQIITDYAQAHFRYFRTIDGTVYAQRNGHPVARPIRSQGTTGSHRQELMVGLFKDGVGVFNGTALKEALDLIEALALTEAVQPTHIRVAPGFDGATWLDLGRDDGTSVRIHPTGWDILTPDPQEVCWRRTQLTGELPLPAKDTNGKGIDLLLRLCNFASAETECLAIAWLIGCLEPSVPVPAPFLTGPQGAGKSTGGRMLVRIIEGMSGDLRRAPKDEENMITAVAAGWVTALDNLSHLPPDLSDLMCCIVTGAESIKRALFTDGDVVRSRYRRPMLLTGIDVGVIRPDLAERLLPLRLVRPRVRRTEAELWREYAEILPVVLGSLLDLTVKVRAAEAETPTDLRMADFAHLCAQLDAATGFGSLAAYRACLDDLNDDVIEGDLLAQTVLKHAAGLDAGAEVRMASSEWLHCLTGLYSGEECRPLPKGWPTTGRVLSDRLKRLQPTLAARGVLIDWGRTSAARYIEMTRPPLPPSSEQEAAF from the coding sequence GTGTCCGAGGACGAGAAGACACCGGCTCGCCAGATCATCACCGACTACGCGCAAGCGCACTTCCGGTACTTCCGCACCATCGACGGGACCGTCTACGCGCAGCGGAACGGTCACCCCGTCGCCCGGCCCATCCGCTCCCAGGGCACGACGGGCAGCCACCGGCAGGAACTCATGGTCGGCCTGTTCAAGGACGGGGTCGGCGTGTTCAACGGCACGGCACTCAAGGAGGCGTTGGACTTGATCGAAGCACTCGCGCTGACCGAGGCAGTACAGCCCACCCACATCCGCGTCGCCCCCGGGTTCGACGGGGCGACCTGGCTCGACTTGGGCCGTGACGACGGCACGTCCGTCCGCATCCACCCCACTGGTTGGGACATCCTCACCCCCGACCCGCAGGAAGTGTGCTGGCGGCGCACCCAGCTCACCGGCGAACTTCCCCTGCCGGCCAAGGACACCAACGGCAAGGGCATCGACCTCCTGCTCCGCCTGTGCAACTTCGCCAGCGCCGAAACCGAGTGCCTGGCTATCGCCTGGCTGATCGGCTGCCTGGAGCCGTCCGTGCCCGTGCCCGCCCCGTTCCTCACCGGCCCACAGGGGGCGGGCAAGTCCACCGGTGGCCGCATGCTGGTGCGGATCATCGAGGGGATGAGCGGCGACCTGCGCCGGGCGCCGAAGGACGAAGAGAACATGATCACGGCGGTCGCCGCCGGGTGGGTCACCGCCCTGGACAACCTCTCCCACCTGCCCCCGGACCTGTCCGACCTCATGTGCTGCATCGTGACCGGCGCCGAGAGCATCAAACGCGCGCTCTTCACCGACGGCGACGTCGTCCGCTCCCGCTACCGGCGCCCCATGCTGCTGACCGGCATCGACGTCGGCGTCATCCGGCCCGACCTTGCCGAACGGCTCCTCCCGCTCCGTCTGGTGCGGCCCCGGGTGCGGCGGACCGAGGCAGAGCTGTGGAGGGAATACGCGGAGATCCTGCCGGTCGTGCTCGGCTCCCTGCTGGACCTGACCGTGAAGGTGCGGGCCGCCGAGGCGGAGACTCCCACCGATCTGCGGATGGCCGACTTCGCCCACCTGTGCGCGCAGCTGGATGCGGCGACCGGCTTCGGCTCGCTGGCCGCGTACCGGGCCTGTCTCGATGACCTCAACGACGACGTCATCGAAGGAGACCTGCTGGCGCAGACGGTCCTGAAGCACGCTGCCGGACTCGACGCGGGCGCGGAAGTCCGTATGGCGTCCTCGGAGTGGCTGCACTGCCTCACCGGCCTCTACAGCGGCGAGGAGTGCCGTCCCCTGCCCAAGGGCTGGCCCACCACCGGCAGGGTCCTCTCCGACCGGCTCAAGCGGCTACAGCCGACCCTCGCCGCCCGCGGTGTCCTCATCGACTGGGGCCGCACCAGCGCCGCCCGCTACATCGAGATGACCCGCCCCCCGCTCCCGCCATCAAGCGAGCAGGAAGCGGCGTTCTGA
- a CDS encoding helix-turn-helix domain-containing protein, whose product MTTVAEAAGQLLYRPEEAAKALRIGRSMVYEEIRLGRLQTVRIGRRRLVPPEYIAQYVELLKYEAEATA is encoded by the coding sequence ATGACCACCGTTGCTGAAGCTGCCGGACAACTCCTCTACCGCCCTGAAGAGGCGGCCAAGGCCCTCAGGATCGGACGCTCGATGGTCTACGAGGAGATACGCCTCGGACGTCTCCAGACCGTCCGCATCGGCCGACGCCGACTCGTGCCGCCTGAGTACATCGCGCAGTACGTCGAACTCCTCAAGTACGAGGCAGAGGCCACCGCCTGA
- the xerC gene encoding tyrosine recombinase XerC, producing the protein MSETPKRTRAGHGADTIYWDPVKKSYVGAVSLGYAPNGKRRRPKVYGKTKTEVRQKIRDLKKEMQTGVKAPANYTVADAVNDWLERGLKGRDEKATIGKNRSMANKHLIPFIGKAKLKELSADDVDDWLDDRAEVLATRSLRDLLAILRRSIEHAQRRDKAARNVALLVIAPEGRPGRPSKALNLDQAKAVLTAARPSRLYAYLVLSLLSGVRTEEARPLTWDHVFLETTDGIPPHVAVWRSVRKHGETKTRKSRRTIALPKQVVDVLEEHMRWQKQERASRGMEWSPTGRVFTTRSGEPLDAANVRRDFKAIVKKAGLKPEWTPRELRHSFVSLLSDHGIPLERIALLVGHSSQATTEAVYRKQLRPVITQGAEAMDDIFAEDQEGEAVEDDEEGDAVA; encoded by the coding sequence ATGAGCGAGACTCCGAAGCGCACCCGGGCTGGTCACGGCGCGGACACGATCTATTGGGACCCCGTCAAGAAGAGCTACGTGGGAGCCGTCTCCTTGGGGTACGCCCCAAACGGCAAGCGCCGTCGACCGAAGGTGTACGGCAAGACGAAGACCGAAGTCCGCCAGAAGATCCGGGATCTTAAGAAGGAGATGCAGACCGGCGTCAAAGCGCCGGCCAACTACACCGTGGCCGACGCGGTGAACGACTGGTTGGAGCGTGGACTCAAGGGGCGCGACGAGAAGGCCACCATCGGCAAGAACCGCTCGATGGCGAACAAGCACCTGATCCCGTTCATCGGCAAGGCCAAGCTGAAGGAGCTCAGCGCGGACGATGTCGACGACTGGTTGGACGACCGGGCCGAAGTGCTCGCGACCCGGAGCCTGCGTGACCTGCTCGCCATTCTGCGCCGTTCCATCGAGCACGCTCAGCGCAGGGACAAGGCGGCGCGGAACGTCGCCCTACTCGTCATCGCACCGGAGGGACGCCCCGGCCGTCCGAGCAAGGCGCTGAATTTGGACCAGGCGAAAGCCGTGCTCACCGCCGCGCGTCCGTCACGGCTCTACGCCTACCTCGTGCTTTCGCTCCTCAGCGGTGTGCGCACGGAAGAGGCGCGGCCCCTCACCTGGGATCACGTCTTCCTGGAGACGACGGACGGCATCCCGCCTCACGTCGCGGTGTGGCGTTCGGTGCGCAAGCACGGTGAGACCAAGACCAGGAAGAGCCGCCGGACCATAGCTCTGCCGAAGCAAGTGGTCGACGTCCTCGAAGAACACATGCGGTGGCAGAAGCAGGAGCGGGCATCGAGAGGGATGGAGTGGAGCCCGACCGGCCGTGTCTTCACGACTCGGAGCGGTGAGCCGCTGGACGCAGCCAACGTCCGGCGAGACTTCAAGGCCATCGTGAAGAAGGCCGGACTGAAGCCTGAGTGGACGCCGCGGGAGCTCCGGCACAGCTTCGTGTCCCTGCTCTCCGACCATGGCATCCCCTTGGAGCGGATCGCGCTCTTGGTCGGTCACAGCAGTCAGGCGACCACGGAGGCGGTCTACCGCAAGCAGCTCCGGCCTGTGATCACGCAGGGTGCCGAAGCGATGGATGACATCTTTGCCGAGGATCAGGAAGGGGAGGCCGTGGAGGACGACGAAGAGGGCGACGCGGTGGCCTGA
- a CDS encoding Pr6Pr family membrane protein translates to MTAPIPRDIPDLPAIPGIPALLPSHVPATAVMPPVRRPWAAVYRLLVALAAGAAVAVELTLGSPLRTLSHFAIQANILLVLVFTLAARRAWTARRPLPSALTGATLLYALVTGLVYHLLLANESSPFALPGVLTGEATDPTGWHALTTQVLHTATPVAALLDWLLLTTPGLLHLRQAATWLLYPLTYLALTLARGELLVPGTPARYLYPFLDVGRHGYRSVLGNALLIGLAIYALAILLVALDHARPNPIRHRAHHRAKTGFRLQPPVG, encoded by the coding sequence ATGACCGCCCCGATACCCAGGGACATCCCGGACCTCCCCGCGATACCGGGCATCCCCGCGCTGCTGCCCTCCCACGTCCCCGCCACGGCCGTGATGCCCCCCGTACGCCGCCCCTGGGCCGCCGTGTACCGCCTGCTGGTCGCCCTGGCCGCGGGCGCGGCGGTGGCCGTGGAACTGACCCTCGGCAGCCCACTGCGCACCCTGAGCCACTTCGCGATCCAGGCCAACATCCTGCTGGTCCTGGTCTTCACCCTCGCGGCCCGCCGCGCCTGGACCGCACGTCGCCCCCTCCCATCGGCACTGACGGGCGCCACGCTGCTCTACGCCCTGGTCACGGGCCTGGTCTACCACCTGCTCCTGGCGAACGAGTCGAGCCCCTTCGCGCTGCCCGGCGTACTGACGGGCGAGGCCACCGACCCGACAGGCTGGCACGCGCTCACCACCCAGGTCCTGCACACGGCGACCCCCGTCGCGGCCCTGCTGGACTGGCTGCTCCTGACGACCCCCGGCCTGCTGCACCTGCGCCAGGCGGCGACCTGGCTGCTCTACCCCCTCACCTACCTGGCGCTCACCCTCGCCCGAGGCGAGCTCCTCGTCCCCGGCACGCCGGCCCGCTACCTCTACCCGTTCCTCGACGTGGGCCGGCACGGCTACCGCAGCGTCCTGGGCAACGCCCTCCTCATCGGCCTCGCCATCTACGCCCTGGCCATCCTCCTCGTGGCCCTCGACCACGCCCGCCCCAACCCGATCCGCCACCGCGCACACCACCGCGCGAAAACCGGATTTCGTCTCCAGCCACCGGTGGGCTAA
- a CDS encoding metallophosphoesterase: MHARYGVPLGIAAVGAAGLLYSAGFEARSFRLRRVTIPVLPAGMRPLRVLQVSDIHMVGGQRKKQRWLRSLAGLRPDFVINTGDNLSDPEAVPEVLDALGPLLEFPGAYVFGSNDYYGPTPRNPARYLLEKAQGRHGLNGNPPVVGAIHNPWEDLRDGFDAAGWLNLTNTRGTLKVEGVSVELTGLDDPHIKRDRYEQVAGGPSGTADFAMGVVHAPYLRVLDAYTADDYSLILAGHTHGGQLCIPFYGALVTNCDLDTDRVKGLSTHTAEGRTAYLHVSAGCGTNRYTPFRFACPPEATLLTLVGRE, encoded by the coding sequence ATGCACGCGCGATACGGAGTACCCCTGGGCATCGCGGCGGTCGGCGCCGCCGGTCTGCTGTATTCGGCGGGATTCGAGGCCCGTTCCTTCCGCCTGCGACGGGTGACGATCCCCGTCCTGCCGGCCGGCATGCGTCCGCTGCGCGTGCTCCAGGTCTCCGACATCCATATGGTCGGCGGCCAGCGCAAGAAGCAGCGCTGGCTGCGCTCGCTGGCCGGCCTGCGCCCCGACTTCGTGATCAACACCGGCGACAACCTCTCCGACCCGGAGGCCGTGCCGGAGGTCCTGGACGCGCTGGGCCCGCTGCTGGAGTTCCCGGGCGCGTACGTCTTCGGCTCGAACGACTACTACGGCCCCACGCCGCGCAACCCCGCCCGCTACCTCCTCGAGAAGGCCCAGGGCCGCCACGGCCTGAACGGCAACCCGCCCGTCGTCGGCGCGATCCACAACCCGTGGGAAGACCTGCGCGACGGCTTCGACGCCGCGGGCTGGCTCAACCTGACGAACACGCGGGGGACGCTGAAGGTCGAGGGCGTGTCCGTGGAGCTCACCGGCCTGGACGACCCGCACATCAAGAGGGACCGCTACGAGCAGGTGGCCGGCGGCCCGTCCGGCACCGCCGACTTCGCGATGGGCGTGGTCCACGCGCCGTACCTGCGCGTCCTGGACGCCTACACGGCCGACGACTACTCCCTGATCCTCGCCGGCCACACCCACGGCGGCCAGCTCTGCATCCCCTTCTACGGCGCCCTGGTCACCAACTGCGACCTGGACACGGACCGCGTGAAGGGCCTGTCCACGCACACGGCGGAGGGCCGTACGGCGTACCTGCACGTGTCGGCGGGCTGCGGCACGAACCGCTACACCCCGTTCCGCTTCGCTTGCCCGCCGGAGGCGACGTTGCTGACGTTGGTGGGGCGGGAGTAG
- a CDS encoding GatB/YqeY domain-containing protein, which translates to MTTLKSKLQEDLNAAIKERDELRSSTLRLTLAAITKEEVAGKEKRELSDDEVQKVITREAKKRREAADAFAQGGRPEQAEREKAEGEVLATYLPKQLSDDELNQIVAQAVEEAKSAGAEGPRAMGAVMKIVNPKVAGQAEGGRVAAAVKKLLAG; encoded by the coding sequence ATGACCACGCTCAAGTCGAAGCTGCAGGAAGACCTCAACGCCGCGATCAAGGAGCGCGACGAGCTCCGCTCCTCGACGCTCCGGCTGACGCTCGCCGCGATCACCAAGGAGGAGGTCGCGGGCAAGGAGAAGCGCGAGCTCTCCGACGACGAGGTGCAGAAGGTGATCACCCGCGAGGCGAAGAAGCGCCGTGAGGCGGCCGACGCCTTCGCGCAGGGTGGTCGTCCCGAGCAGGCCGAGCGGGAGAAGGCGGAGGGCGAGGTCCTCGCCACGTACCTGCCGAAGCAGCTCAGCGACGACGAGCTGAACCAGATCGTCGCCCAGGCCGTGGAAGAGGCCAAGTCGGCCGGCGCCGAGGGCCCGCGGGCCATGGGCGCCGTCATGAAGATCGTGAACCCGAAGGTCGCGGGTCAGGCGGAGGGCGGCCGCGTGGCAGCGGCGGTCAAGAAGCTGCTGGCCGGCTGA